Proteins encoded together in one Bacteroidetes Order II. bacterium window:
- a CDS encoding ABC transporter ATP-binding protein, translating to MSLPLSNPPIIQVEHMFLTRSRKRILENIHWRVESGDHWVILGPNGAGKTSLLHALAGYMPPTSGKIEVLGKTFGRTDWRALRTHIGLVSAGLIPRIRENEMALDVVVSGKYAQLNLWTDPTPIDIEKARFLMAQTEILHLENQAWGFLSQGERQRVLIARARMAQPALLILDEPCAGLDPVARVRFLAFVEKLLHQPDAPAVVLVTHHIEEITPSFTHALILGTGHVIAAGTLTDVLTSTHLTAAFGTSVQLWTDSDGYRLRISP from the coding sequence ATGTCTTTGCCGTTGTCAAACCCACCCATTATCCAAGTGGAGCACATGTTCCTTACGCGCAGCCGGAAACGTATCCTGGAAAACATTCACTGGCGGGTAGAATCTGGAGACCATTGGGTGATTTTAGGGCCTAATGGCGCTGGGAAAACCTCCCTTCTGCACGCATTGGCAGGATATATGCCACCAACTTCAGGAAAGATTGAGGTGCTGGGGAAAACTTTTGGTCGTACCGATTGGCGGGCACTACGCACACACATTGGATTGGTGAGTGCCGGGCTGATCCCGAGGATCAGAGAAAACGAAATGGCACTAGACGTTGTGGTGAGCGGGAAGTATGCGCAACTTAACCTATGGACAGATCCTACGCCCATAGATATCGAAAAGGCCCGTTTTTTGATGGCGCAAACGGAAATTCTGCATCTTGAAAACCAAGCGTGGGGGTTCCTTTCTCAGGGTGAGCGCCAACGGGTACTCATTGCCCGCGCCCGTATGGCCCAACCTGCACTCTTGATTTTAGACGAACCTTGCGCAGGTCTCGATCCCGTGGCCCGGGTTCGGTTTCTGGCTTTTGTAGAAAAACTCCTCCACCAACCCGATGCACCAGCCGTGGTTTTGGTGACCCATCACATAGAGGAAATTACCCCTTCTTTTACCCATGCCCTCATTTTGGGGACCGGACACGTGATCGCCGCAGGTACTCTAACCGACGTCCTTACCAGTACACATCTGACGGCTGCATTTGGCACGTCGGTACAGTTATGGACCGATTCCGA
- a CDS encoding META domain-containing protein has translation MKTTKIHFVLLVAFSMLGTGLWTQAQNSSRKTLLKPSKPKEITSRAALKRYQWVLVQLSDAQGNARVSGQKIFLQVDPSLKSIGGNGGCNVFGGDLKATARVLKIGPLMSTKMYCDEASRLENRFLEILDGEKTYKISGRKLTIRGQKPNTVLVFMARPRQKN, from the coding sequence ATGAAGACCACAAAAATCCATTTTGTCTTGCTGGTTGCCTTCTCTATGCTGGGAACGGGCCTCTGGACACAAGCCCAAAATTCAAGCCGGAAAACCCTACTAAAGCCCTCCAAGCCCAAAGAAATAACGTCTAGAGCCGCATTAAAGCGCTATCAATGGGTACTGGTTCAGCTATCCGATGCGCAAGGAAACGCAAGGGTATCGGGACAAAAAATCTTTCTCCAAGTTGATCCTTCACTAAAAAGTATAGGTGGGAATGGCGGTTGTAACGTCTTTGGTGGCGACCTCAAAGCCACAGCTCGTGTCCTAAAAATTGGCCCTTTGATGTCCACAAAAATGTACTGCGACGAAGCCAGTAGATTGGAAAATCGCTTCTTGGAAATATTGGACGGTGAAAAAACATATAAAATTTCCGGGCGAAAACTCACCATCCGGGGTCAAAAACCC